Proteins from one Chitinispirillum alkaliphilum genomic window:
- a CDS encoding SanA protein yields MKKILLAISGTIITLPIVLILSVLIANHVIEHSTSNKVFSDVESLPYNRVGLLLGTAKYVRSGHINEYFTNRINAAVKIYNAGKIDFIVVSGDNSRKDYNEPLDMKNALIKAGIPEDVIFADYAGFRTFDSVVRINSIFGQSRITIISQKWHTKRALYIAERKNIDAVGFSARDVPRYTGRNMKTREMLARFKVFIDILTGKDARFHGEPVKIPI; encoded by the coding sequence ATGAAGAAGATACTATTAGCTATCTCTGGAACCATTATCACACTCCCGATTGTTCTTATTTTATCGGTACTTATTGCAAATCACGTTATAGAACATTCAACATCAAACAAAGTCTTCAGCGATGTTGAATCGTTGCCTTATAACCGTGTGGGGTTACTGCTTGGAACGGCTAAATATGTTCGGTCCGGGCATATCAATGAGTATTTTACAAACAGAATAAACGCTGCTGTTAAAATCTATAATGCCGGGAAAATCGACTTTATCGTGGTCAGCGGAGATAATAGTCGAAAAGATTATAATGAGCCCCTCGATATGAAAAATGCCCTTATCAAAGCTGGTATTCCCGAAGATGTCATATTTGCTGACTATGCTGGTTTTCGGACTTTCGATTCAGTCGTTCGAATTAACAGCATATTTGGACAAAGCCGAATTACAATAATCTCACAGAAGTGGCACACAAAGCGGGCCCTGTATATAGCTGAGCGGAAAAATATAGATGCCGTTGGTTTCAGTGCCCGGGATGTACCTCGGTACACCGGTAGAAACATGAAAACCAGAGAGATGCTTGCCCGCTTTAAAGTGTTTATCGATATTCTTACCGGCAAAGACGCCAGGTTTCATGGTGAACCTGTCAAGATTCCTATCTGA